The Hyphomicrobiales bacterium genome has a window encoding:
- the linX gene encoding 2,5-dichloro-2,5-cyclohexadiene-1,4-diol dehydrogenase LinX, whose translation MADRLKGKIAIVFGAGSSGPGWGNGKAAAVAYAREGAGVACIDLNRDAAEETAAIIAGEGGKALALAANVTDLASVEACVAEAVRHFGRIDILHNNVGVTHMGGPVELSEEQFNASLQLNLGSVYRCAKAVIPEMLKGGGGAIVNISSLAAIRWTGYPYFAYYATKAAVNQATVALAMQYAKQGIRANCIMPGLIDTPLIYKQISSQYASVAEMVAARDAQVPMGKMGTAWDIANAAVFLASDEAKFITGVCLPVDGGQSCTAGLPG comes from the coding sequence ATGGCCGACCGGCTGAAGGGCAAGATCGCCATCGTCTTCGGCGCCGGCTCCTCCGGCCCCGGCTGGGGCAACGGCAAGGCAGCGGCCGTTGCTTATGCCCGCGAGGGCGCCGGCGTCGCCTGCATCGACCTCAACCGCGATGCTGCCGAGGAAACCGCCGCGATCATCGCCGGAGAGGGCGGCAAGGCCCTGGCGCTCGCCGCCAATGTCACCGATCTCGCCTCGGTCGAGGCCTGCGTCGCCGAAGCCGTCCGGCATTTCGGCCGCATCGACATCCTCCACAACAATGTCGGCGTCACCCATATGGGCGGGCCGGTCGAGCTGTCGGAGGAGCAGTTCAACGCCTCGCTCCAGCTCAATCTCGGCTCGGTCTATCGCTGCGCCAAGGCCGTGATCCCGGAGATGCTGAAGGGCGGCGGCGGCGCGATCGTCAACATCTCCTCGCTCGCCGCGATCCGCTGGACCGGCTATCCGTACTTCGCCTACTACGCCACCAAGGCGGCCGTGAACCAGGCGACGGTCGCGCTCGCGATGCAATATGCGAAGCAGGGCATCCGCGCGAACTGCATCATGCCCGGCCTGATCGACACGCCGCTGATCTACAAGCAGATCTCGTCGCAATACGCTTCGGTCGCGGAGATGGTCGCCGCCCGCGACGCGCAGGTGCCGATGGGCAAGATGGGCACTGCCTGGGACATCGCCAACGCCGCCGTCTTCCTCGCCTCCGACGAGGCGAAATTCATCACCGGAGTCTGCCTGCCGGTCGATGGCGGCCAGAGCTGCACGGCCGGCCTGCCGGGCTGA
- a CDS encoding conserved membrane hypothetical protein (Evidence 4 : Unknown function but conserved in other organisms) translates to MSPLAIGCIAFVFVFGGALAGMWLRSRLPEHHLGTESRDAIKLATAIIGTLSALALGLLIASAKRSFDDAGAERRTSAARVLLLDRVMAHYGPETQALRVSLRKLLAARLNAEEEAVSRDVSLAEGVDVEAIQDGLRSLTPQNEAQRLLQARALQVSGDIAEARWQRTETEVGGFPTPFLAVLILWFVLLFTSFGVLAPSNGTVVLTLLVCALSVSVALVLVIDMDHPYLGFIRVSDMPFRTALERLGQL, encoded by the coding sequence ATGAGTCCCCTCGCGATCGGCTGCATCGCGTTCGTCTTCGTGTTCGGCGGGGCCCTCGCCGGGATGTGGCTGCGATCGCGCCTGCCCGAGCATCATCTGGGGACCGAATCGCGGGATGCGATCAAGCTGGCGACCGCGATCATCGGCACGTTGTCCGCGCTGGCGCTGGGGCTTCTCATCGCCTCGGCAAAGCGCTCCTTCGACGATGCGGGGGCGGAGCGGCGGACATCGGCCGCGCGCGTGCTTCTGCTCGACCGTGTCATGGCGCATTACGGCCCTGAGACGCAGGCGCTGCGCGTCTCGCTTCGGAAGCTTCTCGCGGCGAGGCTGAACGCGGAAGAGGAGGCCGTGAGCCGCGATGTTTCGCTGGCGGAGGGCGTGGATGTCGAGGCCATTCAGGATGGGCTGCGCAGCCTGACGCCGCAGAACGAGGCGCAGCGCCTGCTGCAAGCGCGCGCGCTGCAGGTCAGTGGCGACATCGCGGAAGCGCGATGGCAAAGAACCGAGACGGAGGTCGGTGGCTTTCCGACGCCTTTCCTCGCGGTCCTCATCCTGTGGTTCGTGCTGCTCTTCACCTCCTTCGGCGTGCTCGCACCGAGCAATGGCACCGTGGTGCTGACGCTTCTGGTCTGCGCGCTGTCGGTCAGCGTCGCGCTGGTTCTGGTCATCGACATGGACCACCCCTATCTCGGCTTCATTCGCGTCTCGGACATGCCTTTCAGGACGGCGCTCGAGCGGCTGGGGCAGCTGTAA
- a CDS encoding TrapT dctQ-M fusion permease, dicarboxylate transport: MVDVVDTLTLPENLSENEGARPGSAIMRPVEFVAAALVAFIVCVLLLGVTSRYVFSLPFVWVDEVASISFIWLAMLGAAIAIDRNEHLRLTLFVNMMPERLRQFVETFALLAAAAFLAAMVYPAIDYAIEESYVTSAALNIPNSWRVSAIATGVILMLLLALRYAVKTSSPRDLVLAALLVAGLGLLFWLGTPAFKKLGYYNILIFLIGVVALCLVAGVPIAFCFGLGTLCFLMFSTSVPTVVMIGRMDEGMSSIILLSVPIFVLLGCILDATGMGKAIVDFLASMLGYVRAGMSYVLLGSLFLVSGISGSKVSDMATVAPALFPEMKRRGYKPKDLIALLSTGAAMADTVPPSIVLIVLGSVAGVSIAGLFNAGFVIAGVLLVALAGLARWKAMAEDMKGVRRASFSMIGKAALIAAPALVLPFIIRAAVGGGVATATEVSTIAVLYALIIGIVLYGGIGLRKFYQMLVETAALSGAILMILGTALAMAWALTQTGFARDLATFMAGLPGGWLTFMAVTIVVFMILGCILEGLPAIVLMAPLMFPIAKNLGINDVHYSMVVVTAMNIGLMTPPIGIGFYIACKIGNVSPDEAMGAIWPYLIALLIGLVVIALVPGFSTWVL, translated from the coding sequence ATGGTCGATGTCGTCGATACGCTGACGCTGCCCGAGAATCTCAGCGAGAACGAGGGCGCCCGTCCCGGCTCCGCGATCATGCGCCCGGTCGAGTTCGTCGCCGCCGCGCTGGTCGCCTTCATCGTCTGCGTGCTCCTGCTCGGCGTGACCTCGCGCTACGTCTTCTCGCTGCCTTTCGTCTGGGTCGACGAGGTCGCCTCGATCTCCTTCATCTGGCTCGCCATGCTGGGCGCGGCCATCGCCATCGACCGCAACGAGCATCTGCGGCTAACGCTGTTCGTCAACATGATGCCCGAGCGGCTACGCCAGTTCGTCGAGACCTTCGCGCTGCTCGCTGCCGCCGCCTTCCTCGCCGCCATGGTCTATCCGGCGATCGATTATGCGATCGAGGAGAGCTACGTCACCTCGGCGGCGCTCAACATCCCCAATAGCTGGCGCGTTTCGGCCATCGCCACCGGCGTGATCCTGATGCTGCTGCTGGCGCTACGCTACGCGGTGAAGACCTCCAGCCCGCGCGATCTGGTGCTGGCCGCCCTGCTCGTCGCCGGGCTTGGCCTGCTTTTCTGGCTGGGCACGCCCGCCTTCAAGAAGCTCGGCTACTACAACATCCTGATCTTCCTGATCGGCGTCGTCGCGCTCTGCCTCGTCGCGGGCGTTCCGATCGCCTTCTGCTTCGGGCTCGGCACGCTCTGCTTCCTGATGTTCTCGACCAGCGTGCCGACGGTGGTGATGATCGGGCGCATGGACGAGGGCATGTCGAGCATCATCCTGCTCTCGGTGCCGATCTTCGTGCTGCTCGGCTGCATTCTCGACGCCACCGGCATGGGCAAGGCGATCGTCGATTTCCTTGCCTCGATGCTGGGCTATGTCCGCGCCGGCATGTCCTATGTGCTGCTCGGCTCGCTCTTCCTGGTCTCGGGCATTTCGGGCTCCAAGGTTTCCGACATGGCGACCGTCGCGCCCGCGCTCTTCCCCGAGATGAAGCGACGCGGCTACAAGCCCAAGGATCTGATCGCTCTGCTCTCGACCGGCGCGGCGATGGCCGACACCGTGCCGCCCTCGATCGTGCTGATCGTGCTCGGCTCGGTCGCCGGCGTCTCGATCGCGGGCCTGTTCAATGCCGGCTTCGTCATCGCCGGTGTGCTGCTCGTTGCGCTTGCCGGCCTCGCCCGCTGGAAGGCGATGGCCGAGGACATGAAGGGCGTGCGCCGCGCATCCTTCTCCATGATCGGCAAGGCCGCGCTGATCGCCGCGCCTGCCCTCGTCCTGCCCTTCATCATCCGCGCCGCGGTCGGCGGCGGCGTCGCGACCGCGACCGAGGTTTCGACCATCGCGGTGCTCTACGCGCTGATCATCGGCATCGTGCTCTATGGCGGCATCGGCCTGCGCAAATTCTACCAGATGCTGGTCGAGACGGCGGCGCTTTCCGGCGCGATCCTGATGATCCTCGGCACGGCGCTCGCCATGGCCTGGGCGCTGACCCAAACCGGCTTCGCCCGTGACCTCGCCACCTTCATGGCCGGGCTGCCCGGCGGCTGGCTCACCTTCATGGCGGTGACCATCGTCGTCTTCATGATCCTCGGCTGTATCCTCGAAGGACTGCCGGCGATCGTGCTGATGGCGCCGCTGATGTTCCCGATCGCCAAGAACCTCGGCATCAACGACGTGCATTATTCGATGGTCGTCGTCACCGCGATGAATATCGGCCTGATGACGCCGCCGATCGGCATCGGCTTCTACATCGCCTGCAAGATCGGCAACGTCTCGCCGGACGAGGCGATGGGCGCGATCTGGCCCTATCTCATCGCATTGCTGATCGGCCTCGTCGTCATCGCCCTGGTGCCCGGCTTCTCGACCTGGGTGCTGTGA
- a CDS encoding Long-chain-fatty-acid--CoA ligase has protein sequence MSSANAVPVGGVAPMTRRVMNLAHIVTQNARRLPAHPAFIWGEKTLDWAEIDAQVSALAAGLKARGIGKGDRLLVHSKNCDAMFVSMFATFRLGAVWVPTNFRLLPDEVAYLATASGAKGFLCHGDFPEHAAAVAAASPAPEFTWRIGEGAFGEADVDAVIARHRGEKVENVAVERDDPCWFFFTSGTTGRSKAAVLTHGQMGFVITNHLCDLVPGSTEADASLVVAPLSHGAGVHQLMMSARGATSILLPTERFDIDEAYRLIAKHRVSNIFTVPTILKMLVEHPAVDSHDHSSLRYIIYAGAPMYREDQKAALRKLGKVIVQYFGLGEVTGNITVLPPALHEPEDGPHARIGTCGFERTGMQVQIQDDEGKEVEPGVQGEICVIGPAVFAGYYDNPEANAKSFRNGWFRTGDLGHMDAQGFVYITGRASDMYISGGSNIYPREIEEKILTHPAIAEVAVLGVPDPVWGEIGIAVCVNRPGQSATEAEIADFLGPKIARYKMPKRFLFWEALPKSGYGKVPKRLVKDELEKRGELDFLKGKAS, from the coding sequence ATGAGCTCTGCAAACGCAGTCCCGGTCGGGGGCGTCGCGCCGATGACGCGGCGGGTGATGAACCTCGCTCATATCGTCACGCAGAATGCGCGGCGCCTGCCCGCGCATCCCGCCTTCATCTGGGGCGAGAAGACGCTCGACTGGGCCGAGATCGATGCGCAGGTTTCGGCGCTGGCCGCAGGCTTGAAGGCGCGCGGCATCGGCAAGGGCGACCGCCTGCTCGTCCATTCCAAGAACTGCGACGCGATGTTCGTCTCGATGTTCGCGACCTTCCGGCTCGGTGCCGTCTGGGTGCCGACGAATTTCCGCCTGCTGCCGGACGAGGTCGCCTATCTCGCCACGGCGTCCGGCGCGAAGGGCTTCCTCTGCCATGGCGATTTTCCCGAGCATGCGGCGGCCGTCGCTGCCGCGAGCCCGGCGCCGGAGTTCACCTGGCGGATCGGCGAGGGAGCGTTCGGCGAGGCCGACGTCGATGCCGTGATTGCCCGCCATCGCGGCGAAAAGGTCGAGAATGTCGCGGTCGAGCGCGACGATCCCTGCTGGTTCTTCTTCACCTCCGGCACGACCGGGCGCTCCAAGGCCGCGGTGCTGACCCATGGCCAGATGGGCTTCGTCATCACCAACCATCTCTGCGACCTCGTGCCCGGCTCGACCGAGGCCGATGCCTCGCTAGTGGTCGCGCCGCTCTCGCATGGCGCGGGCGTGCACCAGCTGATGATGTCGGCGCGGGGGGCGACCTCGATCCTGCTGCCGACCGAGCGCTTCGACATCGACGAGGCCTATCGGCTGATCGCGAAGCACCGCGTCAGCAACATCTTCACCGTGCCAACCATCCTGAAGATGCTGGTCGAGCATCCCGCCGTCGACAGCCATGACCATTCCAGTCTGCGCTACATCATCTATGCCGGCGCGCCGATGTATCGCGAGGATCAGAAGGCGGCGCTCAGGAAGCTCGGCAAGGTGATCGTGCAGTATTTCGGGCTGGGCGAAGTCACCGGCAACATCACCGTGCTGCCGCCGGCCCTGCACGAGCCGGAGGATGGGCCGCATGCGCGCATCGGCACCTGCGGTTTCGAGCGCACCGGCATGCAGGTGCAGATCCAGGACGATGAGGGCAAGGAAGTCGAGCCGGGCGTGCAGGGCGAAATCTGCGTGATCGGCCCGGCCGTCTTCGCCGGCTATTACGACAACCCGGAAGCGAACGCGAAATCCTTCCGCAACGGCTGGTTCCGCACCGGCGATCTCGGGCATATGGACGCGCAAGGCTTCGTCTACATCACCGGCCGCGCCTCGGACATGTACATCTCCGGCGGTTCGAATATCTATCCGCGCGAGATCGAGGAGAAGATCCTGACCCATCCGGCGATCGCGGAGGTCGCCGTGCTCGGCGTGCCCGATCCGGTCTGGGGCGAGATCGGCATCGCGGTCTGTGTCAACCGGCCGGGCCAGAGCGCGACGGAGGCCGAGATCGCGGATTTTCTCGGGCCGAAGATCGCCCGCTACAAGATGCCGAAGCGCTTCCTGTTCTGGGAGGCGCTGCCGAAATCCGGCTACGGCAAGGTGCCGAAGCGCCTCGTCAAGGACGAGCTGGAAAAGCGCGGCGAGCTCGACTTCCTGAAGGGGAAGGCGTCGTGA
- a CDS encoding Acetyl-coenzyme A synthetase produces the protein MLERSTSYDDTLRRFAWRIPERFNIGTACSDAHADGSGRPALIFEEDGGKVATLSFDELSRASNRFANLLGAHGIGPGERVGILLPQSPQTAIAHLGTYKRGAIALPLFIQFGPEALEHRLGHSGASVLVTDAENIGKVEAIRDALPNLRRIFVVGGAGHLDFEAEMAKASDRYTAADTRADDPAVIIYTSGTTGKPKGALHAHRVLLGHLPGVQLPQEFFPQASDLFWTPADWAWIGGLLDVLLPSLYFGVPVLASRARKFEPEAAFALMARHKVRNAFLPPTALKLMRQVRDPRRFGYAMRSIGTGGETLGADMLDWSRETFGFPVNEFYGQTEANLLVSNCASLYPVRPGSMGRAVPGHRVAVISPEGRELPPGEQGLIAVARPDPVMMLEYWNQPDATAAKFIGDWLITGDTAARDEEGYFWFQGRDDDIISSGSYRIGPGDIEDCIIRHPAVLMVAVVGVPDPVRTEIVKAFVLPKPEVAPSPELAAEIQAFVRDRLAAYQYPREVEFVTELPMTATGKIMRKDLRNREIAKQRGG, from the coding sequence TTGCTGGAACGCAGCACGAGCTATGACGACACGCTGCGCCGCTTCGCCTGGCGCATCCCGGAACGCTTCAACATCGGCACCGCCTGCTCGGATGCCCATGCCGACGGCTCGGGGCGTCCTGCGCTGATCTTCGAGGAAGACGGCGGCAAGGTCGCGACGCTGTCCTTCGATGAACTGTCTCGCGCTTCCAACCGCTTCGCCAACCTGCTCGGCGCTCACGGCATCGGACCGGGCGAGCGCGTCGGCATCCTGCTGCCGCAGTCGCCTCAAACCGCGATCGCCCATCTCGGGACCTATAAGCGCGGCGCCATCGCCCTGCCGCTCTTCATCCAGTTCGGGCCGGAGGCGCTGGAGCATCGGCTCGGCCATAGCGGCGCCAGCGTGCTCGTCACCGATGCCGAGAACATCGGCAAGGTCGAGGCGATCCGCGACGCGCTGCCGAATCTGCGCCGTATCTTCGTCGTCGGCGGTGCCGGCCATCTCGATTTCGAGGCGGAGATGGCGAAGGCCTCCGATCGCTACACCGCCGCCGACACCCGCGCCGACGATCCGGCCGTGATCATCTACACCTCCGGCACGACGGGTAAGCCGAAGGGCGCGCTGCATGCCCACCGCGTGCTGCTCGGCCATCTGCCCGGCGTGCAGCTGCCGCAGGAGTTCTTTCCGCAGGCAAGCGATCTGTTCTGGACGCCGGCCGATTGGGCCTGGATCGGCGGCCTGCTCGACGTGCTCCTGCCGAGCCTCTATTTCGGCGTGCCGGTTCTCGCCTCTCGCGCCCGCAAGTTCGAACCTGAGGCCGCCTTCGCGCTGATGGCGCGGCACAAGGTCCGCAACGCCTTCCTGCCACCGACCGCTCTCAAGCTGATGCGGCAGGTCCGCGATCCCCGGCGCTTCGGCTATGCCATGCGCTCGATCGGCACCGGCGGCGAGACGCTGGGCGCCGACATGCTCGACTGGAGCCGCGAAACCTTCGGCTTCCCGGTCAACGAGTTCTACGGCCAGACCGAGGCGAACCTGCTCGTCTCCAACTGCGCAAGCCTCTACCCGGTGAGGCCAGGCTCGATGGGCCGGGCCGTGCCCGGCCATCGCGTCGCTGTGATCTCGCCGGAGGGGCGGGAACTGCCGCCCGGCGAGCAGGGGCTGATCGCGGTCGCCCGTCCTGACCCGGTGATGATGCTGGAATACTGGAACCAGCCCGACGCCACGGCGGCGAAATTCATCGGCGACTGGCTCATCACCGGCGATACCGCCGCCCGCGACGAGGAGGGCTATTTCTGGTTCCAGGGCCGCGACGACGACATCATCTCCTCGGGCTCCTACCGCATCGGCCCCGGCGACATCGAGGACTGCATCATCCGCCATCCGGCGGTGCTGATGGTCGCAGTCGTCGGCGTGCCTGACCCGGTCCGCACCGAGATCGTCAAGGCCTTCGTCCTGCCGAAGCCGGAGGTGGCACCCTCGCCCGAACTTGCGGCCGAGATCCAGGCCTTCGTGCGCGACCGGCTGGCGGCCTATCAATACCCGCGCGAGGTCGAGTTCGTGACGGAATTGCCGATGACCGCCACCGGCAAGATCATGCGCAAGGATCTGCGCAACCGGGAGATCGCGAAGCAGCGGGGCGGTTGA
- a CDS encoding putative DNA-binding protein with PD1-like motif (Evidence 3 : Putative function from multiple computational evidences), translating into MRRIAQPGTGTPERIQWVECHGLSFPVTLQAGLPLLEAVRRSFAAAGFVSGVVKLEGLKLAPFAYVMPALSKTPEHAAFYSDSFRPAGAAQVGLGAMTFGQRDGAPFFHAHALWTEGDGKRSGGHILPDETVVAETITVPAVGLDGAVFTAEPDSETHFKLFGPVAAGASGVGEGRFFALRVKPNVDFCGALEVFCAERGICEAVIHGGVGSTIGARFVGGGAVENFATEVAITEGRIVAGAGSFEATVDVALVDYSGALASGRLKRGDNPVLMTFELVLETR; encoded by the coding sequence GTGAGGCGCATCGCCCAGCCCGGCACCGGCACGCCCGAGCGCATCCAGTGGGTGGAGTGCCACGGGCTTTCCTTCCCGGTGACGCTGCAGGCGGGATTGCCGCTGCTGGAAGCGGTGCGGCGCAGTTTCGCGGCGGCAGGCTTCGTCTCCGGCGTGGTCAAGCTCGAGGGGCTGAAGCTTGCGCCTTTCGCCTATGTGATGCCGGCCTTGTCGAAGACGCCGGAGCATGCGGCCTTCTACAGCGACAGCTTCCGGCCTGCGGGCGCGGCGCAGGTTGGGCTCGGTGCGATGACCTTCGGCCAGCGCGATGGCGCGCCCTTCTTCCATGCCCATGCGCTGTGGACGGAAGGCGACGGCAAACGCAGCGGCGGCCATATCCTGCCGGACGAGACGGTGGTCGCGGAGACGATCACCGTTCCGGCTGTCGGGCTCGATGGTGCGGTTTTCACGGCCGAGCCGGATAGCGAGACGCATTTCAAGCTATTCGGGCCAGTGGCGGCCGGGGCAAGTGGAGTCGGGGAAGGGCGGTTCTTCGCGCTTCGAGTGAAGCCGAATGTCGACTTCTGCGGAGCGCTGGAGGTGTTCTGCGCCGAGCGCGGTATCTGCGAGGCGGTGATCCATGGCGGGGTCGGCTCGACCATCGGGGCGCGTTTCGTGGGGGGCGGCGCGGTCGAGAATTTCGCGACCGAGGTGGCGATCACCGAGGGCCGGATCGTAGCCGGTGCCGGCAGCTTCGAAGCGACGGTCGATGTCGCGCTGGTCGACTACAGCGGCGCGCTGGCAAGCGGGCGGCTCAAGCGCGGCGACAATCCGGTGCTGATGACTTTCGAGCTGGTGCTGGAGACGCGCTGA
- a CDS encoding ABC transporter substrate-binding protein: protein MTISRRTLLQATAAASAIGTFHIGRANAQSSEFTYKYANNLPVAHPMNTRANEAVAKIKEETKGRVDIQIFPNNQLGSDTDMLSQVRSGGVEFFTLSPLILSTLVANASLSGIGFAFPNYDAVWKAMDGELGAYVRGQINKANLVVMDKIWDNGFRQITSSRGPINTPDDLKGFKIRVPVSPLWTSMFTAFQSAPASINFAEVYTALQTKIVDGQENPLAIIATAKLFEVQKYLSLTNHMWDGFWFLANRRAWERLPEDLRAIVAKNINAAALLERQDVAKLNAGLQGELVSKGMVVNETKADAFRDALRKAGFYAEWKKKYGDEAWAILEKAVGSSLS from the coding sequence ATGACCATCTCGCGCCGCACCCTGCTCCAGGCCACAGCCGCCGCTTCCGCCATCGGCACCTTCCATATCGGCCGCGCCAATGCGCAAAGCTCCGAATTCACCTACAAATACGCCAACAACCTGCCCGTCGCGCACCCGATGAACACGCGCGCCAACGAGGCGGTGGCGAAGATCAAGGAAGAGACCAAGGGCCGCGTCGACATCCAGATCTTCCCGAACAACCAGCTCGGCTCCGACACCGACATGCTGAGCCAGGTCCGCTCGGGCGGCGTCGAGTTCTTCACGCTCTCGCCGCTGATCCTGTCGACGCTGGTCGCCAACGCCTCGCTCTCCGGCATCGGCTTCGCCTTCCCGAACTACGACGCGGTCTGGAAGGCCATGGACGGCGAGCTAGGCGCCTATGTCCGCGGCCAGATCAACAAGGCCAACCTCGTCGTCATGGACAAGATCTGGGACAACGGCTTCCGCCAGATCACCTCGTCCAGGGGCCCGATCAACACGCCCGACGACCTGAAGGGCTTCAAGATCCGCGTGCCGGTCTCGCCGCTCTGGACCTCGATGTTCACCGCCTTCCAGTCGGCCCCCGCCAGCATCAACTTCGCCGAGGTCTACACCGCGCTGCAGACCAAGATCGTCGACGGCCAGGAGAACCCGCTCGCGATCATCGCGACCGCCAAGCTCTTCGAGGTGCAGAAGTACCTCTCGCTGACCAACCACATGTGGGACGGTTTCTGGTTCCTGGCGAACCGCCGCGCCTGGGAGCGCCTGCCGGAAGACCTGCGCGCCATCGTCGCCAAGAACATCAACGCCGCGGCGCTGCTGGAGCGCCAGGACGTCGCCAAGCTCAACGCCGGGCTGCAGGGCGAGCTCGTCTCGAAGGGCATGGTCGTCAACGAGACCAAGGCCGACGCCTTCCGCGACGCGCTGCGCAAGGCCGGCTTCTACGCCGAGTGGAAGAAGAAGTACGGCGACGAGGCCTGGGCGATCCTAGAGAAGGCCGTCGGCAGCTCGCTGAGCTGA
- a CDS encoding IclR family transcriptional regulator, whose product MDHLEARLPQNSVPEAGLSGSQSVDRALGLLSLIGREPAEGLPLGEIVSGSGLNKPTTRRLLMALMRAGLVEQEPQTRRYCLGEEAFVLGVLAARRHGLLELAMDSLRRLSGETQDTSFLTVRRETYAICLHREEGTYPVRTHALQAGDQHPLGVGAGSLAMLAALPDDDVDRIIAANEAVLLARYPGFAPDALRADIAATRERGFSLNPGRLVASSWGIGLAFRYPDGRVAGALSIAAIDSRMAPARQAELALPLAREAARMEALLKQMFVSKRASEPMAAATPRSIETGRAAR is encoded by the coding sequence ATGGACCATCTGGAGGCGCGCTTGCCGCAGAATTCCGTGCCGGAAGCCGGCCTGTCCGGCTCGCAGAGCGTCGACCGCGCGCTCGGGCTGCTCTCGTTGATCGGGCGGGAGCCGGCCGAAGGCCTGCCGCTCGGCGAGATCGTCTCCGGCAGCGGGTTGAACAAGCCGACGACGCGGCGCCTGCTGATGGCCTTGATGCGGGCCGGGCTGGTCGAGCAGGAGCCGCAGACGCGGCGCTATTGCCTGGGCGAGGAGGCCTTCGTGCTCGGCGTGCTGGCGGCGCGCCGGCATGGCCTGCTCGAATTGGCGATGGACAGTCTGCGCCGCCTGTCGGGCGAGACGCAGGATACCAGCTTCCTCACGGTGCGGCGCGAGACCTACGCGATCTGCCTGCATCGCGAGGAGGGCACCTATCCGGTGCGCACCCATGCGTTGCAGGCCGGCGACCAGCATCCGCTCGGCGTCGGCGCCGGTTCGCTCGCCATGCTGGCGGCGCTGCCCGACGACGATGTGGACCGCATCATCGCGGCGAACGAGGCCGTGCTGCTGGCGCGCTACCCCGGCTTCGCGCCGGATGCGTTGCGGGCCGATATCGCGGCGACGCGCGAGCGCGGCTTCTCGCTCAATCCCGGCCGGCTCGTCGCCAGCTCATGGGGCATCGGCCTGGCCTTCCGCTATCCGGACGGGCGCGTCGCGGGAGCGCTCTCGATCGCGGCGATCGACAGCCGCATGGCGCCGGCCCGGCAGGCGGAGCTTGCGCTGCCGCTGGCACGCGAGGCCGCGCGGATGGAAGCGCTGCTCAAGCAGATGTTCGTCTCCAAGCGGGCCAGCGAGCCCATGGCGGCCGCAACGCCGCGATCCATCGAAACAGGGAGAGCCGCAAGATGA